The Methanocaldococcus jannaschii DSM 2661 genome has a segment encoding these proteins:
- a CDS encoding sodium-dependent transporter, whose protein sequence is MERESWSSNLGFILASVGSAIGLGNIWRFGYMVYTNGGGAFLIPYIVALLCVGIPLMILEFAIGHYTKKSAPLALEKLHKGSEWTGWFAVISGFIITSYYVVIIAWCLYYLIILVIYGYPSDPNAYFFHNILQISSGVEDIGGVSYGILVSTLAVWGIVALILSAGIKNGLEKANKIMIPFLLFLIILLVLNALTLPGALTGIEWYLTPDFSALFNYNVWLSAFSQIFFSLSLGFGILIAYASYLPKKSDLTINAVTVSLLNCGFSFLAGFAVFGTLGYMSYTSGIPLDKAVSEGIGLAFVTFPKALSLLPFASRLFGIVFFLALVFAGISSAVSIVEASVSAIIDKFSLSRKKALLAVLALFIIISPIFTTGAGLYYLDIIDHFASGYLLPIAAILEIIIAIWLFGGDKLREHVNKLSEIKLGVWWKYLAGVVSPIILTAVVFLDASNVLTSGYGGYKTTYVIFGALIIPLAFVVSVILQKMKTIKGW, encoded by the coding sequence ATGGAAAGAGAAAGCTGGAGCTCTAACTTGGGATTTATATTGGCGAGTGTTGGTTCGGCTATAGGATTAGGAAACATTTGGAGATTTGGATATATGGTTTATACGAATGGTGGGGGAGCTTTTTTAATTCCATATATTGTTGCTTTGCTCTGTGTTGGTATCCCATTAATGATTCTTGAATTTGCCATTGGACATTATACAAAAAAATCTGCACCCTTAGCTTTGGAAAAATTGCATAAAGGTTCAGAATGGACAGGGTGGTTTGCAGTTATTTCAGGGTTTATTATAACAAGTTATTATGTTGTTATTATTGCCTGGTGTCTTTACTATTTGATAATTTTAGTTATCTATGGGTATCCATCAGACCCTAATGCTTATTTCTTCCATAATATACTTCAAATATCATCTGGTGTAGAGGACATTGGTGGAGTTTCTTATGGAATTTTAGTATCTACCTTAGCTGTTTGGGGAATTGTAGCTTTAATTTTAAGTGCAGGAATTAAAAATGGATTGGAGAAAGCAAATAAAATAATGATTCCTTTTCTACTGTTTTTAATAATTTTGTTGGTTTTAAACGCACTAACTCTACCAGGAGCTTTAACTGGGATTGAATGGTATTTAACTCCAGACTTTTCAGCACTCTTTAATTATAACGTGTGGTTAAGTGCATTCTCTCAAATTTTCTTTAGCCTATCTTTAGGATTTGGAATTTTAATTGCTTATGCAAGCTATCTTCCCAAAAAAAGTGATTTAACAATAAACGCTGTTACTGTATCTCTCTTAAATTGCGGTTTTTCATTTTTAGCTGGTTTTGCTGTATTTGGAACACTTGGATATATGAGCTATACAAGTGGCATTCCATTAGATAAGGCTGTTTCAGAAGGGATTGGCTTGGCTTTTGTTACCTTTCCAAAGGCACTGTCTTTATTACCATTTGCAAGTAGATTATTTGGGATAGTATTCTTTTTAGCCTTAGTTTTTGCTGGAATATCCTCTGCTGTTTCTATCGTAGAGGCAAGTGTATCTGCAATTATAGATAAGTTCTCATTGAGTAGGAAAAAAGCTCTACTTGCTGTATTGGCTTTATTTATTATAATTTCACCAATATTTACAACTGGAGCTGGATTATATTATTTGGATATTATTGACCACTTTGCCTCTGGTTATTTGCTTCCAATAGCAGCAATCTTAGAGATTATAATAGCCATATGGCTATTTGGTGGAGATAAGCTTAGAGAACATGTAAATAAACTTTCAGAGATAAAGTTGGGAGTTTGGTGGAAGTATTTGGCTGGAGTTGTGTCTCCAATAATATTAACTGCTGTTGTATTCTTAGATGCCTCTAATGTTTTAACATCTGGTTATGGAGGTTATAAAACAACCTATGTTATATTTGGGGCTTTAATCATTCCATTGGCGTTTGTTGTAAGTGTAATTCTTCAAAAAATGAAAACGATTAAAGGTTGGTAA
- a CDS encoding MetS family NSS transporter small subunit, with the protein MNLGAIAMFIFGAVILWGGAIYFLWRSIRSKNNRDDENSES; encoded by the coding sequence ATGAATCTTGGAGCAATAGCAATGTTTATATTTGGTGCTGTAATTTTGTGGGGAGGGGCAATTTATTTTTTATGGAGGTCAATTAGGAGTAAAAATAATAGAGATGATGAAAATAGTGAATCCTAA
- a CDS encoding type II toxin-antitoxin system VapC family toxin: MYKIVPDTNFLIYVFKHKINFDYEIERALNTKFEIVILSPIKEELERLLKSRDLKGKEKLAVNLALAKIKNYKLVDYTANYADEAILNYAKENENVIVATNDKELKEKLMENNIPVMVVRQKKYFEIFGMV, from the coding sequence ATGTATAAAATAGTTCCAGATACCAACTTTTTAATTTACGTTTTTAAGCATAAGATAAACTTTGATTATGAGATAGAGAGGGCTTTAAATACAAAATTTGAAATTGTTATTTTATCTCCAATAAAAGAGGAGTTGGAAAGGTTATTAAAAAGTAGAGATTTAAAAGGTAAAGAAAAATTGGCTGTTAATTTAGCTCTTGCAAAGATAAAAAACTATAAGTTAGTTGATTACACTGCCAATTATGCAGATGAAGCAATTTTAAATTATGCAAAGGAAAATGAAAACGTTATAGTAGCAACAAACGATAAAGAACTTAAGGAAAAATTAATGGAAAATAACATCCCAGTGATGGTTGTTAGACAGAAAAAATATTTTGAGATTTTTGGAATGGTATAA
- a CDS encoding protein argonaute yields MVLNKVTYKINAYKIKEEFIPKEVHFYRIKSFVNEAFNFYRFVNFYGGMIINKKDKSFVLPYKVDNKVLKYKDGNNEIPIDIEYIKSLKLEYVKPEIAEKLVRGYLKSVHKIEPELSRIIKNIRKHKVVENIKVESYCEYEVKKHDGDYYLILNFRHTASITKHLWDFVNRDKALLEEYVGKKIIFKPNPKVRYTISLVDAPNPQKIEEIMSHIIKYYKWSEDMVKSTFGEIDYNQPIMYCEEILEPFAPQFCNLVFYMDELDSYILKELQSYWRLSNENKGKIINEIAKKLRFIDNTPKELEFMKFNNTPLLVKDVNKNPTKIYSTNTLFTWIYNQNAKIYLPYDVPEIIRNKNLLTYILIDEEIKDELKAIKDKVNKMFRNYNKIANKTELPKFNYANRWKYFSTDDIRGIIKEIKSEFNDEICFALIIGKEKYKDNDYYEILKKQLFDLKIISQNILWENWRKDDKGYMTNNLLIQIMGKLGIKYFILDSKTPYDYIMGLDTGLGIFGNHRVGGCTVVYDSEGKIRRIQPIETPAPGERLHLPYVIEYLENKANIDMENKNILFLRDGFIQNSERNDLKEISKELNSNIEVISIRKNNKYKVFTSDYRIGSVFGNDGIFLPHKTPFGSNPVKLSTWLRFNCGNEEGLKINESIMQLLYDLTKMNYSALYGEGRYLRIPAPIHYADKFVKALGKNWKIDEELLKHGFLYFI; encoded by the coding sequence ATGGTTTTAAATAAAGTTACATATAAAATAAATGCATACAAAATAAAAGAAGAATTTATTCCTAAAGAAGTGCATTTCTATAGAATTAAAAGTTTTGTTAATGAAGCATTTAATTTTTATAGATTTGTTAATTTTTATGGTGGCATGATAATTAATAAAAAAGATAAAAGTTTTGTTTTACCATACAAAGTTGATAATAAAGTATTGAAATACAAAGATGGAAATAACGAAATCCCAATAGACATTGAATATATTAAATCATTAAAATTAGAATATGTAAAACCAGAAATAGCTGAAAAACTTGTTAGGGGATATCTTAAATCTGTCCATAAAATAGAGCCAGAATTATCAAGAATTATAAAAAACATTAGAAAACACAAAGTAGTGGAAAATATAAAAGTTGAGTCATATTGTGAGTATGAAGTTAAAAAACATGATGGGGATTATTATCTTATATTAAACTTTAGACATACAGCGTCTATTACAAAACACTTATGGGATTTTGTTAATAGAGATAAAGCACTATTAGAGGAGTATGTTGGGAAAAAGATTATCTTTAAACCTAATCCAAAGGTAAGATATACAATTTCACTGGTTGATGCTCCAAACCCTCAAAAAATAGAGGAAATAATGAGTCACATAATTAAATATTACAAATGGTCTGAAGATATGGTAAAATCTACTTTTGGGGAGATTGATTATAATCAACCCATTATGTATTGTGAAGAAATCTTAGAACCATTTGCTCCACAATTTTGTAATCTTGTATTTTATATGGATGAATTAGATAGCTATATTCTTAAAGAATTGCAGAGTTATTGGAGATTATCTAATGAAAATAAGGGAAAAATTATAAATGAAATAGCAAAAAAACTTAGATTTATAGATAATACACCTAAAGAATTAGAATTTATGAAATTTAATAATACTCCATTGCTCGTGAAGGATGTAAATAAAAATCCTACCAAAATATATTCAACAAATACATTATTTACGTGGATTTACAATCAAAATGCAAAAATATATCTCCCATATGATGTCCCAGAAATTATAAGGAACAAAAATTTATTAACATACATACTTATTGATGAGGAAATCAAGGATGAATTAAAAGCTATTAAAGATAAAGTAAATAAAATGTTTAGAAACTATAACAAAATTGCTAATAAAACAGAATTGCCAAAATTCAATTATGCCAATAGATGGAAATATTTTTCTACAGATGACATTAGGGGAATTATAAAAGAAATAAAATCTGAATTTAATGATGAAATATGTTTTGCGTTAATTATTGGAAAAGAAAAATACAAAGATAATGATTATTATGAAATTTTGAAAAAACAACTTTTTGATTTAAAAATAATCTCTCAAAATATATTATGGGAAAATTGGAGGAAAGATGACAAAGGATATATGACTAATAATTTACTTATACAAATTATGGGAAAATTGGGGATTAAATATTTTATCTTAGATTCTAAGACACCTTATGATTACATAATGGGACTTGACACTGGATTGGGAATTTTTGGTAATCATAGAGTTGGAGGTTGCACTGTGGTATATGACTCAGAAGGTAAAATAAGAAGAATACAGCCAATAGAGACACCAGCTCCAGGAGAACGGTTACATCTGCCGTATGTAATAGAATATTTAGAAAATAAAGCAAACATTGATATGGAAAATAAAAATATTCTATTCTTAAGAGATGGTTTTATTCAGAATTCTGAAAGAAATGACCTAAAAGAAATCTCTAAAGAACTAAATTCAAATATTGAAGTAATTAGCATTAGAAAAAACAATAAATATAAAGTTTTTACGTCTGATTATAGAATTGGAAGTGTATTTGGAAATGATGGTATCTTCTTACCTCACAAAACTCCATTTGGTTCAAATCCTGTAAAATTATCAACTTGGTTAAGGTTTAATTGTGGAAATGAAGAAGGGTTAAAAATTAATGAATCAATTATGCAATTGTTATATGATTTAACTAAAATGAACTATTCTGCACTATATGGAGAAGGTAGATATCTTAGAATTCCAGCACCAATACATTATGCAGATAAATTTGTTAAAGCACTTGGTAAAAATTGGAAAATAGATGAAGAACTGCTAAAGCATGGATTCTTATATTTCATATAA